ACATCCAGTTGACGTTCGAAAAGGATGAAAAAGCCATTGATGACATCAGACAGAAAACCTTGAGCTCCCATTCCAATAGCTACCCCAGCAATCCCGGCCCCAGCAAGTAAACTAGAGACTGGCAAACCTAAAATCGACAAAATGCAATAGAGTAAAAAGAAATAGAGAGTATAATTAAACACATTCTCTAATAAACGTGAAATGGTTTTCTGACGTCCAACATCATGACGAGACATTTTTAGAGAAGGTTTGACAATTCTCTGCACCATGGTATGGAGCAATTTCTTAGCTATATAAAAAAGTAAAACTAGGAATAACAGAGAAATTAGCTTGGTTAAGATATTTTCAATAATCGTTGTAACATCAAGCTTATTGAGGTAGGTTTGAATAAATTCTTTCATAGAAAACTCCTTTTATCTATTATACCATACTTTTACAAGTGATGAATCTCCATAAATATTCAAAAATAACAGTAAAAATAGACAGAAAATTCTTGATTTTAGTTCATCTTTATACTATAATCATAAACATTACACAACAAAGGAGATTGTTATGAAAAAATGCATCCATGCTTGGAATAAGGCAAGCCTGATCAAACGGATTTTGATTGGTATGCTTATTGGAGGAAGCCTAGGACTGACACTTCCTAATATTTCAGGAATTGGTTTACTCGGAGATCTCTTTGTTGGCGGTCTAAAAGCCATCGCACCTATTCTCGTCTTTGCCCTCGTTGCTAACGCCCTTTCCCAACATCAAAAAGGGCAAGATAGCAACATGAAAACGGTTATCTTCCTTTACTTGCTAGGAACTTTTGCTGCCGCTCTTGTTGCTGTCTTAGCAAGTTTCATCGTCCCTGTTGAGATTACCTTAAATAGTGCCAATACAGAAATCGCACCACCAGATGGAATTGGCCAGGTCCTCAGCAACCTCTTGCTCAAACTGGTTGACAATCCAGTCAATGCCCTCGTTACTGCTAACTACATCGGTATCCTATCTTGGGCAGTTGTTTTAGGGATTGCTATGAGAGAGGCCAGCAAAAATAGTAAAGAATTGCTGAAAACCATGGCTGATGTGACTTCTAAGATTGTCGAATGGATCATTAACCTAGCTCCATTTGGAATCCTTGGCCTTGTCTTTAAAACTATCTCTGATAAGGGAATCGGAAGTCTAGCGAACTATGGAATTTTACTTGCACTCTTGGTGACAACCATGCTCTTTGTAGCGCTGGTAGTCAATCCACTAATTGCCTTCCTCTTTATAAAGAGAAATCCTTATCCCCTCGTTTGGAAATGTTTGCGTGTCAGCGGTGTGACAGCCTTCTTCACTCGTAGTTCTGCAGCTAACATCCCTGTCAACATGAAACTTTGTCACGACCTCGGCCTAAATCCAGACACCTATTCTGTTTCTATCCCACTTGGTTCTACTATCAACATGGCTGGAGCAGCAATTACCATTAACGTTTTGACCCTTGCTGCAGTAAATACTCTTGGAATCCCTGTTGACTTTGCGACAGCCTTTATCCTCAGTTTGATAGCAGCTATCTCAGCCTGTGGTGCTTCTGGTATTGCCGGAGGATCCCTCCTTCTTATCCCGGTTGCTTGTAGCCTTTTCGGTATTTCTAACGATATTGCCATGCAAGTTGTTGGGGTTGGATTTGTGATTGGGGTCATCCAGGACTCATGTGAAACAGCCCTCAACTCTTCTACAGATGTCCTCTTTACTGCCGTTGCCGAATACGCGGCAGCCGGTAAAAATTAACTCATAAAGACAAGCCTACTCAGGTCTTGTCTTTTCCGCTTTTATTCGAACTTACTAGGAAATTCTTATGTCTATTAGCCAACGTACGACAAAACTCATCTTAGCTACCTGTCTTGCCTATCTTCTTGCTTATTTTTTCAATCTCTCCTCAGCTATCTCGGCTGGAATCATCGCCCTCTTGAGCCTATCCGATACTCGTAGAAGTACCTTAAAAATGGCCCGCAATCGACTCTTTTCCATGCTCCTAGCTCTAGCTATCGGTGTTCTGGTTTTTCACTTGAGCGGATTTCATATCTGGAGCCTTGGCCTCTACCTAGCCCTTTATGTGCCTCTAGCCTATAAGATGGGATGGGAAATTGGCATCACACCAAGTAGCGTTTTGGTTAGCCATCTCTTGGTGCAAGAGTCAACCTCTCCAGACCTTCTAGTCAATGAATTCCTTCTCTTTGCTATTGGTACAGGATTTGCCTTGCTTGTCAATCTCTACATGCCTTCACGAGAAGAGGAAATTCATCACTACCACACATTGGTAGAAGAAAAGTTAAAAGATATTCTCCAGCGCTTCAAATACTATTTATCAAGAGGTGACGGACGCAACCGAGCACAGCTAGTAGAAGAATTAGACACCCTTTTGGAAGAAGCCCTCAGACTGGTCTATTTGGATCACTCAGACCACCTCTTTCACCAGACCGACTACCATATCCATTATTTTGAGATGAGACAGCGACAAAGTCGCATCCTGCGAAACATGGCCCAGCAAATCAACACCTGTCACCTAGCTGCCAGTGAAAGCCTAATTTTGGCCCAACTCTTTTCAAAAATTGCCGGTCAACTGAGCCAGACCAATCCTGCTTCAGATTTGCTCGATGAAATTGAACGTTATCTGGAAGTCTTCCGGAACCGCAGTCTGCCTAAGACCAGAGAAGAATTTGAAACCCGTGCCACCCTTCTTCAACTCCTACGTGAAGCAAAAACCTTCATCCAAGTAAAAGTTGACTTTTACCAAAAATATGGACAGTAAAAAAGAAAACTAGCCCTATAATATTTGTAATAGAGTGACAATGGGCCAAAAAGGCCGCAAACTGAATTTATGGCCTTTTTATGGCCTTTTATAGTAAACTGAACCAAAAATAGTACACAATATAGTATAATCTTCTCATGGCATATTCAATAGATTTTCGTAAAAAAGTTCTCGACTATTGTGAGCGAACAGGTAGTATAACAGAAGCAGCTCACGTTTTCCAAATCTCACGTAATACTGTCTATGGCTGGTTAAGGCTAAAAGAGAAAATCGGAGAGCTAAACCATCAAGTAAAAGGAACAAAACCAAGAAAGGTTGATAGAGATAGACTTAAAAACTATCTTACTGACAATCCAAACGCTTATTTGACTGAAATAGCTTCTGAATTTGGTTGTCATCCAACTACTATCCACTATGCTCTCAAAGCTATAGGCTACACTCGAAAAAAGAATCACACCTACTATGAACAAAACCCAGAAAAAGTAGCTCTATTTCTTAAGAATTTTAATAGTTTAAAGCATTTAGCACCTGTTTATATTGATGAAACAGGACTCGATACCTATTTTATCGCGAATATGGTCGCTCATTAAAAGGCCAGTTAATAAGTGGTAAAGTATCTGAAAGAAGATATCAGAGAGTTTCTTTGGTTGCAGGGCTAACAAATAGTGAGTTAATCGTTCCAATGACTTACGAAGAGACGAGGACTAGCGACTTTTTGAAGTATGGTTTCAGAAGTTTCTCTTACCAACGTTAAACACACCATCAGTTATTATTATAGATAATGCAAGATTCCCTAGAACGGGTAAGCTAAAACTCTTGTGTGAAGAGTTTTAGCTTAAACTTTTGCCTCTTCCTCCCTACTCACCTGAGTACAATCCTATTGAGAAAGCATGGGCTCATATCAAAAAGGTATTACTAAGTTGCAATACCTTTTACGAGGCTCTTTTGTCCTACTCTTGTTTCAATTGACTATACTAGCAAAGTGTTTTGGCAAGCATCTATAGCAATTACTAATTTTTACATTACAACATGAAAAAATCAAAAACGATTATTGAAACTGCTGAGTTAGTGAAACAGGTAGCTCGAGTAATTTCTAACTCTTACAACACAGAGTTTGGCAAAGCGATTGCACTTACAAAATGCAGTTAGTAAATCAGCTACCTCTTCCTTCCCATTACGACAGAAAAATCCACGAATCGATATCATTCGTGGATTTTT
This window of the Streptococcus sp. 116-D4 genome carries:
- a CDS encoding mechanosensitive ion channel family protein; this translates as MKEFIQTYLNKLDVTTIIENILTKLISLLFLVLLFYIAKKLLHTMVQRIVKPSLKMSRHDVGRQKTISRLLENVFNYTLYFFLLYCILSILGLPVSSLLAGAGIAGVAIGMGAQGFLSDVINGFFILFERQLDVGDEVVLTNGPITVSGKVVSVGIRTTQLRGEDQVLHFVPNRNITVVSNFSRTD
- the sstT gene encoding serine/threonine transporter SstT translates to MKKCIHAWNKASLIKRILIGMLIGGSLGLTLPNISGIGLLGDLFVGGLKAIAPILVFALVANALSQHQKGQDSNMKTVIFLYLLGTFAAALVAVLASFIVPVEITLNSANTEIAPPDGIGQVLSNLLLKLVDNPVNALVTANYIGILSWAVVLGIAMREASKNSKELLKTMADVTSKIVEWIINLAPFGILGLVFKTISDKGIGSLANYGILLALLVTTMLFVALVVNPLIAFLFIKRNPYPLVWKCLRVSGVTAFFTRSSAANIPVNMKLCHDLGLNPDTYSVSIPLGSTINMAGAAITINVLTLAAVNTLGIPVDFATAFILSLIAAISACGASGIAGGSLLLIPVACSLFGISNDIAMQVVGVGFVIGVIQDSCETALNSSTDVLFTAVAEYAAAGKN
- a CDS encoding aromatic acid exporter family protein: MSISQRTTKLILATCLAYLLAYFFNLSSAISAGIIALLSLSDTRRSTLKMARNRLFSMLLALAIGVLVFHLSGFHIWSLGLYLALYVPLAYKMGWEIGITPSSVLVSHLLVQESTSPDLLVNEFLLFAIGTGFALLVNLYMPSREEEIHHYHTLVEEKLKDILQRFKYYLSRGDGRNRAQLVEELDTLLEEALRLVYLDHSDHLFHQTDYHIHYFEMRQRQSRILRNMAQQINTCHLAASESLILAQLFSKIAGQLSQTNPASDLLDEIERYLEVFRNRSLPKTREEFETRATLLQLLREAKTFIQVKVDFYQKYGQ